A section of the Chryseobacterium scophthalmum genome encodes:
- a CDS encoding endonuclease gives MKKYLIIFAVLCFNFGFSQQKQVKRAAVAFLNVENLWDTIASADYIDGTLPFSNPKFHRSVPIDSLKFLETTEDYKGEWSNELLVGKKVIRHQILATDFTANSPKRWGTKYYNQKLANEAKVISELGRQYTNDNPAICGLIEVENRQVIEDLIKQPVLAKSNYGIVHYNSYDARGIDIAIIYQKNRFVVQNSYTKEIKIYNEDGKRQYTRDVLVAVGLLDGEKIAVFMNHWPSRSGGEAASQPRRNAAAAVLKSEMDKLSAEYPGIKLISMGDYNDDPVSPSLKKHLGAVENPEDLSDKTPYYNLMYKLYKAGVASLAYRDAPNLFDQIIVSQNLYSKEKLTPTYSIFKAEIYAPSYLVNKEGQWKGYPLRSWDGDRFTGGYSDHFPAVSVLQKEYIKK, from the coding sequence ATGAAAAAATATCTTATCATTTTTGCGGTATTGTGTTTTAATTTTGGTTTTTCTCAGCAGAAACAAGTTAAAAGAGCAGCCGTAGCTTTCCTGAATGTAGAAAATCTTTGGGATACCATTGCATCCGCAGATTATATTGACGGAACACTTCCTTTTTCTAATCCTAAATTTCACAGAAGCGTACCTATCGATTCTCTAAAGTTTTTAGAAACTACAGAAGATTATAAAGGAGAATGGAGCAATGAGCTTTTAGTAGGAAAAAAAGTAATTCGTCATCAAATTTTAGCTACCGACTTCACGGCAAACAGCCCAAAAAGATGGGGAACGAAATACTATAACCAAAAATTAGCCAACGAAGCAAAGGTAATTTCTGAGCTTGGAAGACAGTACACCAACGACAATCCTGCAATTTGCGGTTTAATTGAGGTTGAAAACAGACAAGTAATTGAAGATCTTATTAAACAACCTGTTTTAGCGAAAAGCAATTATGGAATTGTACATTACAATTCTTATGATGCAAGAGGAATTGACATTGCAATTATTTATCAGAAAAACAGATTTGTAGTTCAAAATTCTTATACTAAAGAAATAAAAATCTACAATGAAGACGGAAAAAGACAATATACAAGAGATGTTTTGGTAGCAGTAGGACTTTTAGATGGTGAAAAAATTGCAGTATTCATGAATCACTGGCCTTCAAGAAGTGGTGGTGAAGCAGCTTCTCAACCAAGAAGAAATGCAGCTGCAGCCGTTTTAAAAAGCGAAATGGATAAATTATCTGCAGAATATCCCGGAATTAAATTAATTTCAATGGGTGATTACAATGACGATCCGGTAAGCCCAAGTTTGAAAAAACATTTAGGTGCAGTAGAAAATCCTGAAGATTTATCTGATAAAACTCCTTATTATAATTTAATGTACAAATTATATAAAGCAGGAGTTGCTTCTTTAGCCTATAGAGACGCTCCGAATTTATTTGATCAGATTATCGTTTCTCAGAATTTATATTCAAAAGAAAAGTTGACTCCTACTTACAGTATTTTTAAAGCAGAAATCTATGCTCCGTCTTATTTAGTGAATAAAGAAGGACAATGGAAAGGTTATCCGCTTCGTTCTTGGGATGGTGACCGATTCACCGGTGGTTACAGTGATCACTTCCCTGCTGTATCGGTTCTTCAGAAAGAATACATCAAAAAATAA